In the Salinirubrum litoreum genome, one interval contains:
- a CDS encoding group I truncated hemoglobin, with amino-acid sequence MTRATLYERLGGSDAIEAVVDEFYDRVLADAQLAPYFEDVDMARQRAHQTAFIAAVTGGPAEYDGDDMREAHAHLDLSESDFAAVAGHLDDALAECGVDDGDRETVVAEVASLEPAILGR; translated from the coding sequence GTGACACGAGCGACGCTCTACGAACGACTCGGCGGGAGCGACGCCATCGAGGCGGTCGTCGACGAGTTCTACGACAGAGTACTGGCCGACGCGCAACTCGCGCCGTACTTCGAGGACGTGGACATGGCACGCCAACGCGCCCACCAGACGGCGTTCATCGCCGCCGTCACCGGTGGCCCGGCGGAGTACGACGGCGACGACATGCGCGAGGCACACGCACACCTCGACCTCTCGGAGTCGGACTTCGCGGCGGTCGCGGGCCACCTGGACGACGCGCTGGCCGAGTGCGGTGTCGACGACGGAGACCGCGAGACGGTCGTGGCGGAGGTCGCGAGCCTCGAACCGGCGATTCTCGGTCGGTGA